One genomic region from Leptolyngbyaceae cyanobacterium JSC-12 encodes:
- a CDS encoding hypothetical protein (IMG reference gene:2510095156), protein MQAKLQEQLSRTDAEAILERLPERIRTALIDRAAEIEYPIEAVIEMAIASFLDTEALGFADCKPGRGQ, encoded by the coding sequence ATGCAAGCCAAACTTCAAGAGCAACTTTCCCGCACTGATGCTGAAGCCATTTTAGAGCGGTTACCTGAGCGAATTCGGACGGCTTTGATTGATCGTGCTGCTGAGATTGAGTATCCCATTGAAGCAGTGATTGAGATGGCGATCGCAAGTTTTCTAGACACAGAGGCGTTGGGTTTTGCCGATTGCAAGCCAGGGCGTGGCCAATAG
- a CDS encoding hypothetical protein (IMG reference gene:2510095152) codes for MKVEALKKRLDKNRPMTTITIRIPEDVIEDLKRVAPLLGFSGYQPLARAYIGQGLRTDLERLEGDTVFALIASLKRHGVSDEVIQEALGEVAQR; via the coding sequence ATGAAGGTTGAAGCATTAAAAAAGCGACTGGACAAGAACCGTCCCATGACTACGATCACGATTCGTATTCCCGAAGATGTGATTGAGGATTTGAAGCGGGTTGCACCATTGCTTGGTTTTTCAGGGTATCAACCTCTAGCGCGTGCTTACATTGGGCAAGGGCTTCGTACTGACTTAGAACGGTTAGAGGGCGATACAGTGTTTGCATTGATTGCTAGTTTAAAGCGTCATGGTGTGAGTGACGAAGTGATTCAGGAGGCGCTAGGTGAAGTCGCTCAACGTTAG
- a CDS encoding hypothetical protein (IMG reference gene:2510095160): MMEKAISWLRSNSNIGDEVRRSFQADARLKNDALPDALATNPMLLSDMAKELVCLAVRQDAPEGVVEELMSAVRIIKNGAAELVKSTYLTKVLRELRGLRDAYELEPVLKKALAEATGDADKSKLQNMIEVVQRSAGSFGDPETLPPDSTDLSPHCVPCCFIGCTVCTVDCLVCCAIGCAVCS, from the coding sequence ATGATGGAAAAAGCAATTTCATGGCTCCGAAGCAATTCAAATATCGGAGATGAGGTGAGGCGCAGTTTTCAAGCCGACGCTCGTTTAAAGAACGATGCGTTACCAGATGCTCTCGCTACTAACCCTATGCTGCTCAGTGATATGGCTAAGGAGTTGGTTTGCTTGGCTGTTAGGCAGGACGCACCAGAGGGCGTAGTCGAAGAACTAATGTCGGCAGTACGTATAATAAAGAATGGTGCGGCGGAACTAGTCAAATCCACATACCTTACGAAGGTATTGCGTGAGCTTCGTGGATTGCGCGACGCATATGAACTTGAACCAGTGTTGAAAAAGGCACTAGCTGAAGCAACTGGTGATGCAGATAAATCAAAACTTCAAAATATGATCGAGGTGGTTCAGAGATCAGCAGGCAGTTTTGGCGATCCAGAAACGCTACCTCCTGACAGCACGGATCTTTCACCGCACTGCGTTCCATGCTGTTTCATTGGCTGTACCGTATGCACAGTGGATTGTCTTGTTTGTTGTGCAATTGGCTGCGCTGTATGCTCCTAG
- a CDS encoding hypothetical protein (IMG reference gene:2510095166), translated as MEALISALGLVISTLMGLPALTVAATDAKKARIGKALFRFVNVLDTIISRGNQILDKIEAVALASNDSDFQVAVEELRGLAERQIESLEGIQEELKEGLRWEGFDSDSEMSDLFEKPTDVQKVLSVYEPDLGQSLSVVLGFKKNVLRNFARYFGRNLESLDRYNLANELPRCKQTGYQNQKRVSCSSRCSLRYSLP; from the coding sequence ATGGAAGCATTAATTTCTGCGTTAGGGCTTGTAATTAGTACACTTATGGGGTTGCCTGCTCTGACAGTTGCAGCTACCGATGCAAAAAAAGCACGAATTGGCAAAGCGCTTTTTCGGTTTGTCAATGTTTTGGATACTATCATTAGCCGAGGCAATCAAATTTTAGACAAAATTGAGGCTGTTGCTCTTGCTAGTAATGACAGCGATTTTCAAGTTGCTGTTGAAGAGTTACGAGGTCTTGCTGAACGCCAAATTGAATCGCTAGAAGGTATACAAGAAGAGCTAAAAGAAGGATTGCGATGGGAAGGGTTTGACTCAGATTCAGAAATGTCAGACCTGTTTGAGAAACCTACAGATGTTCAAAAAGTCCTAAGTGTATATGAACCAGATTTAGGTCAATCTTTAAGCGTAGTACTTGGCTTTAAGAAGAATGTGCTTAGAAACTTTGCGAGATACTTCGGGCGGAATCTTGAGTCACTCGATCGCTACAACTTAGCTAATGAACTACCCCGCTGCAAGCAGACGGGGTATCAGAATCAAAAAAGAGTAAGCTGCTCATCTCGGTGTAGCTTGAGATATTCGTTACCCTGA
- a CDS encoding transposase (IMG reference gene:2510095167~PFAM: Transposase IS200 like), translated as MSEYIHKSHNVTVLLYHLVFPAKYRRAVFDEQVDEVLREVCLEIEKRYEIKFIEIGVDKDHVHFLVQSVPTYSVTKLVKMIKSLTAREVFRRCPQVKQKLWGGEFWSDGYFASTVGKHGDEGMIANYVKNQGNEYLKLHRDEQLTLF; from the coding sequence ATGAGCGAGTACATCCACAAAAGTCATAACGTTACGGTTTTGCTATACCACCTTGTGTTTCCAGCAAAGTATCGGCGGGCTGTGTTTGATGAACAGGTCGATGAAGTTTTGCGAGAAGTTTGCCTGGAGATTGAGAAACGCTACGAGATTAAATTTATAGAAATCGGTGTAGACAAAGACCATGTGCACTTTTTAGTCCAATCGGTGCCGACATACAGCGTGACCAAATTGGTCAAAATGATCAAGAGTTTGACCGCAAGGGAAGTGTTTCGGCGTTGTCCTCAGGTGAAGCAAAAGCTATGGGGTGGAGAGTTTTGGAGTGATGGCTATTTTGCAAGTACAGTTGGGAAACACGGGGATGAAGGGATGATTGCGAACTACGTCAAAAATCAGGGTAACGAATATCTCAAGCTACACCGAGATGAGCAGCTTACTCTTTTTTGA
- a CDS encoding hypothetical protein (IMG reference gene:2510095154) has translation MNSLNKPRSFSFLFGLMLISICFLSLVSTKAEAQFFSTPQMLNQPCKIILEEGSINNTRYFDGPGDFPSLNNPDRPNTADAFSFISRAVGRCNYILYNEANYGGERKAVYGALQGRVRIGSEGADNGGGWRARSMKAFPMQGGNCTMVLGDGGVSQYFTGPGIYAFLTGWNFVRSTQGPCTFEVFNGSEFNGRSRSFSSGVDGNTRVGWRVRSIRIS, from the coding sequence ATGAACTCACTTAACAAACCCAGAAGCTTTAGCTTCTTATTTGGTTTAATGCTCATTTCAATCTGTTTTCTATCTCTGGTTTCAACAAAAGCAGAGGCGCAATTTTTTTCTACGCCGCAAATGCTGAACCAGCCTTGCAAAATTATCCTTGAGGAAGGAAGCATTAATAATACAAGATATTTTGATGGTCCTGGCGACTTCCCTTCATTGAATAATCCAGACCGACCTAACACTGCAGATGCCTTCAGTTTTATTTCACGTGCTGTGGGGCGTTGCAATTACATACTGTATAACGAAGCAAATTACGGGGGCGAAAGAAAAGCGGTTTATGGTGCGCTGCAGGGTCGAGTGCGTATTGGCTCTGAAGGTGCAGATAATGGAGGCGGTTGGAGAGCAAGATCAATGAAAGCATTTCCAATGCAGGGCGGCAACTGCACTATGGTGCTTGGAGATGGTGGTGTTTCTCAATATTTCACGGGACCAGGCATTTACGCTTTCTTGACTGGATGGAACTTTGTTCGATCAACACAAGGACCTTGTACATTTGAAGTCTTCAATGGTTCAGAGTTTAACGGGCGATCTCGAAGCTTTTCATCTGGCGTAGATGGTAACACAAGGGTTGGTTGGAGAGTTCGATCCATTCGCATTAGCTAG
- a CDS encoding hypothetical protein (IMG reference gene:2510095163) has product MTLQDLANTSQIAQAVLVVVSLGFIWYQLREGVRLAKSENARSLAEQAGAFNSLLIQNADLAELWYSYGRKLEQDGEIARLRYREMLVQWLIFHEYIYYQWKQKLLDDEIYRSWLADLEDVVQKHNLEVFSSGIQNVFCGDFGRHLSQLRAKVRRNAA; this is encoded by the coding sequence ATGACCTTACAAGATCTTGCAAACACTTCTCAAATTGCCCAAGCGGTGCTGGTTGTTGTCTCATTAGGTTTCATTTGGTATCAGTTGCGGGAGGGCGTTAGGCTGGCGAAGTCGGAAAATGCTAGATCGCTAGCAGAGCAAGCAGGGGCGTTTAACTCGCTGTTAATTCAAAATGCTGATCTTGCAGAACTTTGGTACAGCTATGGTCGAAAGCTTGAGCAAGATGGTGAAATTGCTCGACTGCGTTATCGAGAAATGCTGGTTCAGTGGCTAATCTTTCATGAGTATATTTACTATCAATGGAAGCAAAAACTTCTTGATGACGAGATATATCGCTCCTGGTTGGCTGATTTAGAAGATGTTGTCCAAAAGCATAATTTAGAGGTGTTTTCTAGTGGAATCCAAAACGTTTTCTGTGGAGACTTTGGGCGGCATTTAAGTCAGTTACGAGCAAAGGTACGGAGGAATGCTGCGTAA
- a CDS encoding hypothetical protein (IMG reference gene:2510095158), whose translation MASITIDLSDSQFQKLQDLAKAHDIAIEVLLKASLEDWLNLQKGDFVNTADYVLLKNAELYRRLA comes from the coding sequence GTGGCTTCTATCACAATTGATCTTTCAGACAGCCAATTCCAAAAGCTACAGGATTTAGCAAAAGCGCATGACATTGCGATTGAAGTGCTGTTGAAGGCGAGCCTGGAAGATTGGCTAAATCTGCAAAAAGGTGATTTTGTTAACACAGCCGATTATGTGCTCCTGAAGAATGCTGAACTGTATCGACGTTTGGCATGA
- a CDS encoding hypothetical protein (IMG reference gene:2510095165~PFAM: Uncharacterised protein family (UPF0150)): MNRYSMIVQWSDEDQLFLVTIPEFSDLVVMPCTHGKTREEAIRNGEEVIEMYLEAWQAEGEVIPEPRTLQVA; encoded by the coding sequence ATGAATCGATACAGTATGATTGTTCAATGGTCTGATGAAGATCAGCTTTTCCTGGTCACGATCCCAGAGTTTTCTGATCTTGTCGTGATGCCTTGCACTCACGGAAAAACTCGTGAAGAAGCTATCCGCAATGGTGAAGAAGTGATTGAAATGTACTTAGAGGCTTGGCAGGCAGAAGGTGAAGTGATTCCCGAACCCAGAACACTTCAGGTTGCTTGA
- a CDS encoding death-on-curing family protein (IMG reference gene:2510095159~PFAM: Fic/DOC family~TIGRFAM: death-on-curing family protein) → MIRYLTLIEILELHRRILEQSGGASGIRDIGLLESAIAQPRMTFGGEDLYPSLLEKAAALGFSIIMNHPFVDGNKRTGHAATETFLVLNGLEISSSVDEQERLVLAIAAGELEREALVEWLQQNTTAS, encoded by the coding sequence ATGATCCGCTATTTGACGTTAATAGAGATATTAGAATTGCATCGCAGAATTCTTGAGCAATCCGGTGGAGCGTCAGGTATCCGAGATATAGGTTTGTTAGAGTCAGCGATCGCCCAACCTCGCATGACGTTTGGTGGAGAAGATCTGTACCCAAGCTTGCTGGAGAAAGCAGCAGCATTAGGGTTTTCGATCATCATGAATCATCCATTTGTAGATGGAAATAAACGTACAGGTCATGCTGCAACGGAAACTTTTCTTGTTCTGAATGGCTTGGAAATTAGCTCCTCTGTGGATGAACAAGAGCGTTTGGTGTTGGCGATTGCAGCAGGTGAGCTAGAGCGCGAGGCACTTGTAGAATGGTTGCAACAGAACACAACCGCCAGCTAA
- a CDS encoding hypothetical protein (IMG reference gene:2510095161), whose protein sequence is MKLLFDQNLSRKLVTRLADIFPNASHVQFHSLAEKTDTEIWEFAKLNNFCIVTQDADFAERSRLYGSPPKVVWLRCGNTPTHEVEALIRAGQEAIQELLGKPALHCLELH, encoded by the coding sequence TTGAAACTACTATTTGATCAGAACCTAAGCCGAAAACTGGTTACTCGCTTGGCTGATATTTTCCCTAATGCAAGCCATGTACAGTTTCATAGTTTAGCAGAAAAGACAGATACAGAAATTTGGGAATTTGCCAAGTTAAACAACTTCTGCATTGTGACTCAAGATGCAGACTTTGCAGAGAGAAGCCGTCTATATGGCTCCCCACCGAAAGTAGTGTGGTTAAGATGTGGCAACACACCTACTCACGAAGTTGAAGCTCTCATCCGTGCCGGACAAGAAGCAATTCAAGAGCTTTTAGGAAAACCCGCTCTTCACTGTTTAGAACTACATTAA
- a CDS encoding transcriptional regulator containing an amidase domain and an AraC-type DNA-binding HTH domain (IMG reference gene:2510095153), whose protein sequence is MPEKKPLAVDYSQENSTAPLVPNPPLLTSHGLGWKDIHFAHHRQPSWELPNVKGAQHVIVLPSPKQVTDVEFIEERHVQKIQYHPKDYVNGFIELFPADRPYRCSWNKEVEFIHYYLEPKFLAHVAYESVNPDRVELVLELRRSDLFIYHLCLAIKAGLETYGANSGFLASELAAKLSMHLLQHYSTRKYDLPQYGEGLSQSKLSQALEYINEHLGNTASLRLDKIADELGMDQNRFSKMFKQSMRISPHQYVLKKQIEWAEQLLKNKELTITAIAELCGFYNQSHFAKYFRRFTGLTPKQFRKNFF, encoded by the coding sequence ATGCCAGAAAAAAAGCCCTTGGCTGTTGATTACTCCCAGGAAAACTCGACCGCGCCTCTAGTTCCAAACCCACCTCTTCTTACAAGTCACGGCTTGGGATGGAAAGACATTCATTTCGCACACCATCGCCAACCGTCTTGGGAATTGCCAAACGTGAAGGGTGCTCAACACGTCATTGTTCTACCAAGCCCAAAACAAGTGACGGATGTAGAGTTTATTGAAGAAAGGCATGTTCAGAAAATACAGTACCATCCAAAGGATTATGTAAACGGATTCATCGAACTTTTTCCAGCCGATCGACCTTATAGATGCTCTTGGAATAAAGAGGTTGAATTCATCCATTACTATCTTGAGCCTAAATTTCTTGCTCATGTAGCCTATGAGTCAGTGAATCCGGATAGAGTCGAATTGGTACTGGAGCTTAGAAGATCTGATCTTTTTATCTATCACCTATGTCTGGCAATTAAAGCGGGTTTAGAAACATATGGCGCTAATAGTGGATTTCTTGCATCGGAATTAGCCGCCAAGCTTTCAATGCACTTATTACAACACTACTCAACACGCAAATATGACTTACCGCAATATGGAGAAGGATTGTCACAGAGCAAATTGAGTCAAGCACTTGAGTATATCAATGAGCATTTAGGCAATACTGCAAGTTTACGTTTGGACAAGATTGCTGATGAGTTGGGAATGGATCAGAACCGTTTTTCAAAAATGTTCAAACAATCTATGCGTATTTCTCCTCATCAATATGTACTTAAGAAGCAGATAGAGTGGGCAGAACAGCTACTTAAGAACAAGGAATTAACTATTACTGCCATAGCTGAATTGTGTGGTTTTTATAACCAAAGCCACTTTGCCAAGTATTTCCGTCGCTTCACAGGATTAACTCCAAAACAATTTCGCAAGAATTTCTTCTAA
- a CDS encoding hypothetical protein (IMG reference gene:2510095162~PFAM: Protein of unknown function (DUF433)), whose amino-acid sequence MSYRDIITIEPDKRGGKPCIRRMRITVYDVLGWLAVGMSTAEIIDDFPELTETDIRACLEFAADRDHRLVASVSAA is encoded by the coding sequence ATGAGCTATCGAGACATTATCACAATTGAGCCTGACAAGCGTGGGGGCAAGCCTTGTATTCGTCGGATGCGGATTACAGTTTATGATGTTCTTGGGTGGCTAGCTGTTGGAATGTCTACTGCTGAAATTATTGATGATTTTCCAGAACTGACAGAAACAGACATAAGAGCTTGTCTAGAGTTTGCGGCTGATCGCGATCATCGTTTAGTTGCTTCGGTGAGTGCTGCTTGA
- a CDS encoding hypothetical protein (IMG reference gene:2510095157), whose product MKFPLVSALALFTVLGLSQQAKALNVEACAKNPMTSKPQVINLLQPIDQKFLNCVPGLSSIANEWKSRANRITSATNKFKIGNNGNSKIEKLEYNLAGNYISLGCSAKAAHTWKIKECAIPEMGQTGCDKWVRTPWGKECVQPTFGQTGCKKWLEQPISVSATCTYNYTFNISTGESKPVFSCGRGALGEYKLDASAVTAILRGEMPKMSELLTSVDFTPPLFKDESRDAYHDVRNNMIARHQGSHVYFSSESFVNWASAKNQGANIILTAISGGGYGAEFARQLEQRLRSEINFMGTFASQTAIQLGSEQLASMITGKGSMKLNGFDVSVKVVNTPEVTQKCIIKPRRECMPAIELPRLGFAVIATPAR is encoded by the coding sequence ATGAAGTTTCCACTAGTTTCTGCACTCGCACTGTTCACTGTATTAGGGTTATCTCAACAAGCAAAAGCATTAAATGTTGAAGCCTGTGCAAAAAATCCAATGACGAGTAAGCCTCAAGTCATTAATTTGCTTCAGCCAATAGACCAAAAGTTTCTCAATTGTGTGCCTGGGCTAAGTTCGATTGCTAACGAATGGAAATCACGGGCTAACAGAATCACATCTGCAACAAACAAATTTAAGATTGGCAACAACGGTAACAGCAAAATTGAAAAGCTTGAATACAATCTAGCAGGGAATTATATTTCTCTTGGGTGTTCAGCTAAAGCCGCTCATACTTGGAAAATTAAGGAATGCGCTATCCCTGAAATGGGACAAACAGGTTGTGATAAATGGGTGAGAACACCTTGGGGCAAAGAATGTGTTCAACCTACATTTGGGCAAACTGGTTGTAAAAAGTGGCTAGAGCAACCGATAAGTGTATCAGCGACTTGTACATACAATTACACATTCAATATTTCAACTGGAGAATCAAAACCTGTATTTAGTTGTGGAAGAGGCGCTCTTGGTGAGTACAAACTTGATGCAAGTGCCGTAACAGCCATTTTGAGAGGAGAAATGCCTAAGATGAGTGAATTGCTAACTAGCGTAGATTTTACACCTCCCTTATTTAAGGATGAAAGCCGTGATGCGTACCACGATGTTAGAAATAACATGATTGCAAGACATCAGGGTTCACATGTGTATTTCTCCTCAGAATCTTTCGTTAATTGGGCATCAGCTAAAAATCAAGGAGCAAACATAATTCTCACCGCGATATCTGGCGGAGGATATGGAGCAGAATTTGCTCGACAACTTGAGCAGAGATTACGTTCTGAAATCAACTTTATGGGTACTTTTGCATCTCAGACAGCAATCCAATTAGGTTCAGAGCAACTCGCGTCTATGATAACTGGCAAAGGAAGTATGAAACTGAATGGCTTTGATGTTTCTGTAAAGGTGGTTAATACCCCTGAAGTTACTCAGAAGTGTATCATCAAACCTCGTCGAGAATGTATGCCTGCAATCGAGTTACCAAGATTAGGTTTTGCTGTCATTGCCACACCTGCTAGATGA
- a CDS encoding putative periplasmic or secreted lipoprotein (IMG reference gene:2510095164~PFAM: YcfA-like protein): protein MPRKIRELKAQIAREGFVYLPKRGKGSHERWRHPLIGKTLTIPGKDGDDVPLYLEKQLAKLQAELEELREDGDS from the coding sequence ATGCCCCGGAAAATTCGAGAGCTGAAAGCCCAGATCGCGCGTGAAGGGTTTGTTTACCTGCCCAAGCGCGGCAAAGGTAGCCATGAGCGCTGGCGGCATCCTTTGATTGGAAAAACACTGACAATTCCAGGCAAGGATGGAGATGATGTGCCACTCTACCTAGAAAAACAACTAGCAAAACTACAAGCTGAACTAGAAGAGTTGAGAGAGGACGGGGATTCATGA
- a CDS encoding hypothetical protein (IMG reference gene:2510095168), which yields MLDWFSDEDMKEAESKGLIKTRTLNLCSTSEREDYLHKARKRLSELQSARQRLAELIKRYYEPHHLC from the coding sequence TTGCTCGATTGGTTTTCTGATGAAGATATGAAAGAAGCAGAGTCTAAAGGTTTAATAAAAACACGGACTCTTAATCTTTGTTCGACTTCAGAAAGAGAAGACTATCTACACAAAGCACGAAAACGTCTTTCTGAACTTCAATCTGCTCGTCAGCGACTGGCTGAATTAATCAAGCGTTACTATGAGCCTCATCATTTGTGTTGA
- a CDS encoding hypothetical protein (IMG reference gene:2510095151~PFAM: Protein of unknown function (DUF497)): MDVYFVLNGVTFVWNDEKARINPINHDGVTFQQATEAFFDPLLVVVDASRNDEARDAVIGLDRRWNLLYVVYIERENDIIRIISARKATRKEREDYEG, encoded by the coding sequence ATGGATGTGTATTTCGTGCTCAACGGCGTTACCTTCGTCTGGAATGACGAGAAAGCCAGGATTAATCCGATAAACCATGATGGTGTCACGTTTCAGCAAGCCACAGAAGCCTTCTTTGATCCGTTGCTTGTAGTGGTTGATGCGAGTCGCAATGATGAGGCGCGAGATGCTGTCATTGGTTTAGACCGGCGCTGGAATCTCTTGTACGTTGTTTACATTGAGCGTGAAAACGACATTATTCGGATCATTTCGGCTCGTAAAGCAACACGCAAGGAGCGAGAAGACTATGAAGGTTGA
- a CDS encoding acetyltransferase, ribosomal protein N-acetylase (IMG reference gene:2510095150~PFAM: Acetyltransferase (GNAT) family), protein MILKTQQLVLRPILESELSTLHMIFTDSYVRKYLCDDQVFSLQQVEEMLKQSIKHFEEEKFGLWFIKINGESEVIGFVGLWYFFDEEQPQLIYALLPKALKKGYATEAANKIIEYCFDELGYEYLVASCDQPNIESHKVAERLGMRKMEEKIVNGSPIVFFRLEKL, encoded by the coding sequence ATGATACTTAAAACGCAGCAGTTGGTTTTGAGACCGATTTTGGAGAGTGAGCTTAGCACCCTCCATATGATTTTTACTGATTCCTACGTCAGGAAGTACCTGTGTGACGATCAAGTTTTTTCCTTGCAGCAAGTTGAAGAAATGCTCAAACAGAGCATAAAGCACTTTGAGGAAGAAAAATTTGGTCTTTGGTTTATCAAGATCAATGGTGAAAGTGAAGTCATCGGATTTGTTGGTTTGTGGTATTTCTTTGATGAAGAACAACCCCAGTTGATCTATGCCTTGCTTCCTAAAGCCCTCAAAAAGGGCTACGCTACTGAAGCTGCAAACAAAATAATAGAGTATTGTTTTGATGAACTTGGTTATGAGTATCTTGTAGCAAGCTGCGATCAACCAAACATTGAGTCACACAAAGTAGCGGAAAGACTGGGAATGAGGAAGATGGAAGAAAAAATTGTGAATGGGAGTCCTATAGTGTTCTTTAGACTTGAAAAGTTGTAG
- a CDS encoding methylase involved in ubiquinone/menaquinone biosynthesis (IMG reference gene:2510095169~PFAM: Methyltransferase domain) produces MSFDFSTASDSIANPLSYFSDRGDDYEKYRPIYPASAIDTILSGLGSPTQITAVDVGAGTGIGARLLADRGVRVVAIEPNEDMRRAATPHEGVDFLAGTAEQTPLKNASVDLVTSFQAFHWFDFDKSLKEFRRILKASGRLALIWSFWDQDDLVSKDYTRLVFEASKDREHQSQSGVQLNKWFKSIRYQLFWQGLWLPYFTNLRRHEFVSSQDLDFTGLVGLARSQGFTPSEGKGLEKLMSDLAVFQQRFCDRQSSVRLIYRTRLYTAISNHP; encoded by the coding sequence TTGAGTTTTGATTTCTCCACTGCTTCAGATTCGATCGCGAATCCGCTGAGCTATTTTTCTGATCGAGGCGATGACTATGAAAAGTATCGCCCGATTTATCCTGCTTCTGCGATTGATACAATTTTGTCGGGTTTGGGATCTCCGACTCAGATTACTGCTGTCGATGTTGGTGCAGGCACGGGGATTGGCGCAAGATTGTTGGCAGATCGAGGCGTTCGGGTTGTAGCGATTGAACCCAACGAAGACATGAGGAGGGCAGCGACCCCACACGAAGGAGTAGATTTTCTGGCTGGAACTGCCGAGCAGACTCCTCTCAAGAATGCATCAGTCGATTTAGTTACCTCGTTTCAAGCATTCCATTGGTTTGATTTTGACAAAAGTCTCAAAGAATTTCGCCGTATCCTCAAAGCCAGTGGACGTTTAGCATTAATATGGAGTTTTTGGGATCAAGACGACCTTGTTTCCAAAGACTACACTCGCTTGGTTTTTGAAGCATCCAAAGATCGAGAGCATCAATCCCAATCTGGAGTACAACTGAACAAATGGTTTAAGAGCATACGTTATCAACTGTTTTGGCAAGGGTTATGGCTACCTTACTTTACAAACTTACGGCGACATGAGTTTGTGTCTAGTCAAGACCTTGATTTCACAGGGCTAGTAGGTTTAGCCCGAAGTCAAGGATTTACGCCATCCGAAGGAAAAGGTTTAGAAAAACTCATGTCAGACTTAGCCGTGTTCCAGCAACGCTTCTGCGATCGCCAGAGTTCTGTAAGGTTGATTTATCGCACACGCCTGTATACTGCAATTTCCAACCATCCTTAA
- a CDS encoding GIY-YIG domain-containing protein, putative endonuclease (IMG reference gene:2510095155~PFAM: GIY-YIG catalytic domain): protein MPTNDSELQAQARKILDAIAFAPFEQCQSLSRDFAGVPARPGIYAIRHKSDGLLYIGKTKSLRGRFSGGHKAFLWAWLDKYNDEDVRIAVQVISHWGNPALLLELEAIILRATEPPYNAQIPTER, encoded by the coding sequence ATGCCGACAAACGATTCTGAACTGCAAGCCCAAGCTAGAAAAATCCTGGATGCGATCGCTTTCGCACCCTTTGAGCAGTGCCAATCCCTGAGCCGAGATTTTGCTGGCGTCCCTGCACGTCCTGGCATTTATGCAATCAGACACAAATCTGATGGATTACTTTACATTGGTAAAACTAAGAGCCTACGCGGTCGCTTTAGTGGTGGGCACAAAGCTTTTTTGTGGGCGTGGCTAGACAAATACAATGACGAAGACGTGCGGATTGCAGTACAGGTCATTTCTCACTGGGGAAACCCTGCGTTACTATTGGAGCTAGAAGCCATTATCCTAAGAGCCACAGAACCCCCTTACAACGCCCAGATCCCGACTGAAAGGTGA